A segment of the Hyla sarda isolate aHylSar1 unplaced genomic scaffold, aHylSar1.hap1 scaffold_115, whole genome shotgun sequence genome:
AGTGATCTGGGGTAGATAAGGGATTACTATAAGACCCCTGATGATCTGAGGTAGATAAGGGGTTACTAGTAAGACCCTTAGTGATCTGAGGTAGATATGGGATTACTAGTAAGACCCCTAGTGATCTGGGGTAGATAAGGGATTACTATAAGACCCCTGATGATCTGGGGTAGATAAGGGGTTACTAGTAAGACCCCTAGTGATTTGGGGTAGATATGGGATTACTAGTAAGACCCCTAGTGATCTGGGGTAGATATGGGATTACTAGTAAGACCCCTAGTGATCTGGGGTAGATAAGGGATTACTATAAGACCCCTGATAATCTGGGGTAGATAAGGGGTTACTAGTAAGACCCCTAGTGATCTGGGGTAGATAAGGGGTTACTAGTAAGACCCCTGATGATCTGGGGTAGATATGGGATTACTAGTAAGACCCCTAGTGATCTGGGGTAGATATGGGATTACTAGTAAGACCCCTGATGATCTGGGGTAGATATGGGATTACTAGTAAGACCCCTAGTGATCTGGGGTAGATATGGGATTACTATTAAGACCCCTAGTGATCTGGGGTAGATATGGGATTACTAGTAAGACCCCTAGTGATCTGGGGTAGATATGGGATTACTATTAAGACCCCTAGTGATCTGGGGTAGATATGGGATTACTAGTAACACCCCTGGTACTTGGCCTCTTGGTTAAGGAACCCGATAAGGTTATGGCAGACCACCCCATCCAGGGGATATATTAGGGCCCTGCCCTGACAATGAGGCCATGATGGCCGTGACATCTCCTCTTCTTCTGTGCTTCAGGTTTGGCCGCAGGACGATGCTGCTCCTTTCTATGGTCCTGTCCCTGGTGTTCGGGGGGATCTCCGCGGGGTCCGTATCCTACCTCATGTTTGCTGTCAGCCTGGCGCTAACTGGATTTTTTCTCTCCGGAATGACCATCACCGTTGTGGCTCTGTGTAATGTTTTCTTAACCTTATCAGGGGGCACTCAGCTTAGACCAGCACTGGGGGGGAAGGTAAGGAGGTAAGGGGGCGCTCAGTTTAGACCAGCACTGGGGGGGGAGGTAAGGGGGCACTCAGCTTAGaccagcactggggggggggggttaagggggCACTCAGCTTACACCagcactgggggggagggggtaagggGGCACTCAGCTTACACCAACACTGGGGGGCACTCAGCTTAAACCAGCACTGGGGGTAAGGGGGTATACGGGGAGTACACGGGGTAGTAGATGGGGTACATGGGGTAGATGAGGTACACGGGATAGTAGATGGGGGTACACAGGCAGTAGATGGGGGTACACAGGCAGTAGATGGAGGCATCTTTGGTGTCATATAGTAAAAGAAGGAGCCTGGGGGTGTAGGAAAGTATAAGGGGCGCATGGCGGGGACCTCAGATCTGCAGAAGGAGTTGGGTCACATGTCTCTTCTCTCCTCAGGTCTGGAGTGGGTGAACATGGAGCAGCGCACTGTGGCCGGAGTCATCACCAGCATCTGCTGGAGCCTGGGGAGCGCGCTGCTGGCATTGACCGCGTATCTAGTCAGAGACTGGCGCTGGCTGGTGGTGACCatcactgccccctgtatcctggGCATCGTCAGCATGTGGTGAGAGCCCAACCATAATCCTCCTCCAATCATATTCTCCTCCAATCACATCCTGCCCCTCTCCTCCAATCAATcacatcctcctcctctcctccaatcaatcacatcatcctcctcccctCCAATCAATCACATCCTTCTTCAATCACATTCTGCTCCTCTCCTCCAATCACATCCCCCTTCAATCACATCCTGCTCCACTCCACCAATCACATCCCCCTCCAATCACATCCTGCTCCTCTCCACCAATCACATCCCCCTCCAATcacatcctcctcctctcctcccatcACATCCCTCTCCAATCACATCCTGCTTCCCCCCTCCAATCACATACTCATCCTCTCTTCCAATCACATCACCCTCCAATCACATCCTCATCCTCTCTTCCAATCACATCACCCTCCAATcacatcctcctcctctcctccaatcacatcctcctcctctcctccaatcacatcctcctcctcctctcctcccatcacatcctcctcctcctctcctcccatcacatcatcctcctcctctcctccaatcacatcctcctcctctcctccaatCACATCCCCCTCCAATCACATCCTCATCCTCTCCTCCAATCACATCCTCATCCTCTCCTCCAATCACATCCTCATCCTCTCCTCCAATCACATCCCCCTCCAATCACATCCTCATCCTCTCCTCCAATCACATCCTCTCCTCCAATCACATCCTGCTCCCCCCCCTCCAATCACATCCTCATCCTCTCCTCCAATCACATCCTCTCCTCCAATCACATCCCCCTCCAATCACATCCTGCTCCCCCCCTCCAATCACATCCTGCTCCCCCCTCCAATCACATCCTGCTTCCCCCTCCAATCacatcctgctcctctcctccaatCACATCCTCCTCTAATCACAttctccctctctcctctgtcctctcccccttccctccccttcttccctcatctcctccccttcttccctCATCTCCTCCCCTTCGTCCCTCCTCTCCTCCGTTTTTCCCTCCTCCCTTCTTCTCAGGTGGCTTTCTGAGTCCCCCCGCTGGTTGCTGACCAAGGGTTTTGCTGAGCGAGGGGAGAAGGAGTTGGTGCGATGTGCTGCCATGAACGGACAAGATCTGGAATCTTTCAGTAAGAATAAAGAGGTGAGAACTTCTGCAAACCTGGGGCTCAGGGTGATTCCTGTGAGACTTCCTGCTCTCTCCTGTGCGTCAGGGTGATTCCTGTGAGACTTCCTGCTCTCTCCTGTGCGTCAGGGTGATTCATGTGAGACTTCCTGCTCTCTCCTGTGCGTCAGGGTGATTCCTGTGAGACTTCCTGCTCTCTCCTGTGCGTCAGGGTGATTCCTGTGAGACTTCCTGCTCTCTTCTGTGCATCAGGGTGATTCCTGTGAAACTTCCTGCTCTCTTCTGTGTGTCAGGGTGATTCCTGTGAGACTTCCTGCTCTCTTCTGTGCGTCAGGGTGATTCCTGTGAGACTTCCTGCTCTCTCCTGTGCGTCTCCATGGCAGTCAGGTTATCTGGGATCAGTACTATAGATATTGGTTGgcattacaccctgttccaaattattatgcaaattatatttgagtgtcacaaagattaaatatttagtttttcagtgtTTCAACTCATGGATAcgtgggccctcatttactattgcaaacccgacatgttttgtcgggttatgCGTCAGATTCTGTCCCATTGTACCAGGAATTGTCAGCACCAGATTttacgccagaattgaaaaaaacccagattaactctccattttgctaagaaaacccgaaaaaggggcatggacgctgggaaaaggggcgtgttcccgacattttcacaaaaccacaacatatttactaagatttccacagaaaatgtggtggatttgagctgaagaaaccccgacagatcagaacaggtgtaaaaaaaaaaaaagaaagaaaaaagcaaactgtagggaaaccttagtaaatatcttggaaaataaattgtagagaattaaaacccacaaagaaacctacacaacactcttagtaaatctggACCATTGTGTCTCAGGCTCTTTTGATGACTGAAAACAATCCCGGACCcctgtgataattagataccAGCTGAGCCCAATATAATAAATGACTACTAAAGGAGGGGTCACATTATTAAGTAGACACCATTATCCGCAATAATGGGAAGAAAAAGGATTCTCTGCcaccgaaaagagtgaaatagtccaATGCCATGGATGAGGTATGAAAACAGATATTTCACCAAAacgtaagcgtgatcatcgcactattaagagatttgaggctgattcagagcacagacgggttggTGCAGATAAAGGGACAttaaggaagatttctgccagatccatgtattggatcaagagagcagctgctaaaataccattacatagcagcaaacagatatatgaagctgctggtgcctctggagtcccacggacatcaaggtgtagagtcctccagagtcttgtgcATAAACccttcggccaccactaaccaatgctcacaagtagAAACGGCTACATTGGGCAGAAATATACATGAAGActcattttcaaacagtcctgttcactgatgagtgccgtgcaaccctggatggtccagatggatggagtagtggataatTGGTGGACTgccagcaaggcggtggtggagtcatgttttggatcGGAATCAtgagaagagagctggtcggcccctttagggtccccggaggtgtaaagatgacctctgtaaagtatgtggagtttctgactgaccactttcttccctggtactaTGAACTaagctttccgtaataaaatcattttCATGCAGGAcattgcaccatctcatgctgcaaagaatacctctgcatcaatggctgctatggggttaaaaggagagaaagtcatggtgtggcctccagcctcccctgacctcaatcctattgagaacctttggagcatccaaaagatctatgagggtgggagggagtttacatccaaacagcagctcttagaggctattctgacatcttacaaacaaattcaagcagaaactgtccaaaaactcacaaggtcAATGGATGGAAGACGTGTGAGAATTATAccgactgttatttacatcaattatttagggaaatgagaaaaatatcatttgcataataatttggaacatggtgtatatacaatgcccccccggacctacgatggccctgacatatgataatttcagcatacaattactctcagaggccatcacatgttgaaggcagtatcaacatacgatgcttttgtatgttggggccatcgcataaacggctatccctcagcgcagactgcttcagctgccaccggatagccgtttccgGTGCCccgtgctgacgatcacttacctgtcctcggggctccggcgcgtcctcttcgggatcccctgcatcgtcggcgctctccatcgttgtcatcacgtcgctgtgaacgccgtcccgtcatcatataggagcggcgtgcgtaacgacgtgatggcggcgatggagcgcGCGGATGCTGGGGAGGCATTGCTggagcgttggctgtccgggcatgctgggagttgtagttttgcaacatctggaggtccacaggttgtagagcactgtcctatactttacattgcacggatccctcaacatgcgatggtttcaacaaacgatggtccatttggaactgattaccatcgtatgttgagggaccactgtactggcaCTAGGAATTGACCTGACCTACGTTACTGTACGGGCACTGGCACACTGAATGGCATAGTCACTGCAGGCACTCCTACCATCATTACTATGTGACTGGCAGCGGCTCtctgtgccggatgtggacaatATGAGTGCAGTAGTGCAGTATGGCCTGTGGGGGCGCTGTCTCATGTATTGTTTTCTGACAGAACATTCAGAAACTGGCGCAGTCCTTGGGATCTTCCTCCACCAACTTTTCCTACATCGACCTTTTCCGGACTCGACAAATGCGCAAGATCTCGCTGTGTTCTGGGCTGGTGTGGTGAGGACCGATCTCCTGATCTGGGGGGTCTCCATCTCTGGGCAGTGACCATATCCCGGGTGGTAACATCTCCATCATCCACAGGTTCGGTGTCGCCTTCTCCTATTACGGGATCAGCCTGGACATCTCCGGCTTCGGCCTCAGCCTCTTCCTCACCCACTTCCTGTACGCTCTGGTGGAGGTACCCGCCAAGCTGAGCATCTACTTCCTGCTGGACTATCTGGGGCGTCGCAAGACACAAGTCCTGACCCTAATCATGACGGGGGCATGTATAGGAGCCAACGTGGTCATTCCCCGCGGTGAGAACCATTATACAGAGGTATACGTAAAAGTATTAGTACCCCAGAAAACAGTTAAGAACAAAGCAATGTATAGAACGAAGATGTTCATTGGAGGTATGAGGGATCGGGGAGGTATGCAAGATTGTAGGAGGGAGCGGGGAGGTATGCGAGATCGTAGTAGGGAGCAGGGAGGTATGCAAGATCGTATGAGGGAGCGGGGAGGTATGCGAGATCGTATGAGGGAGCGGGGAGGTATGCGAGATCGTAGGAGGGAGCAGGGAGGTATGCGAGATATTAGGAGGGAGCAGGGAGGTATGCAAGATCGTATGAGGGAGCAGGGAGGTATGTGAGATCGTATGAGGGAGCGGTCAGGTATGCGAGATCTTATGAGGGAGCGGTCAGGTATGCAAGATCGTATGAGGGAGCGGGGAGGTATGCGAGATCGTATGAGGGAGCGGAGCGGTCAGGTATGTCAGATCGTATGAGGGAGCGGGGAGGTATGCAAGATCGTATGAGGGAACGGGGAGGTATGCAAGATCGTATGAGGGAGCGGTCAGGTATGTGAGATCGTATAAGAGAGTGGGAAGGTATGTGAGATCGTATGAGGGAGCGGGGAGGTATGCGGGGTCCTATAAGAGTGTAGGGAGGTATGTGAGCTCGTATAAGAGAGCGGGGAGGTATGTGAGATCGTATGAGGGAGTGGAGAGTTATGCGAGATTGAGAATGACTGGGCAGGTATGTAGGGATATATGACGGACCGGGGAGGCGAAGAAGGATGTATGACAGACCGGAGAGGCGCAGAGGGACGTATGACGGACCGGGGAGGCGCAGAGGGACGTATGACGGACCGGGGAGGCACAGAGGGACGTATGACGGACCGGGGAGGCGCAGAGGGACGTATGACGGACCGGGGAGGCACAGAGGGACATATGACGGACCGGGGAGGTGCAGAGGGATGTATGAGCTTTATCCATGGGGCCCTGGATGGTCTTTAGAATGTttgtctgccccctatattaaCACTTTCCTCTCTTCTCAGCGCTGTGGCCTCTCCGCACCACTATCGCCATCATTGGGAAAGGCTTCTCAGAGGCGGCATTCACTGTGGTCATCCAGTACACAGCCGAGCTGTACCCTACAGTGATCAGGTACCACAGGAGAGGCTGAGGGGATGTGGAGGGGTGGGGGTGTTAGTCAGACAGAAGAACCTGaggggaggaggagaaagagatgagagagagagagagtcctCAGCTGTTTATGTTCTTTGTCCCCTCAGACAGAACGGCATCGGTTACACATCATTTTTGGGGAGACTTGGGGTGTCCATTGCTCCTCTGATGAAACTTCTGGATGACTTCTGGCCATCACTGTCCAAGGTGATCTTCTGCAGTATGGCGGTGATCTGTGGACTGACGGCCACGCTCCTCCCCGAGACCCTCAACGTCCCCCTACCTGAGATCATTGGAGATGTAGAGCGCAGCGGGTCAGACAATCCACGGAAATAATAGATCCTCACAGAGAGAGGCCATGGGTCAgtaaccaggggggggggggggaaacaatccACGGAAATAATAGATCTTCACAGACCGTAGATCCTTCCCATAAAGCCCCTGTGCAGGAACTAGAGGGATCAGCCAACAAGGACTTCAACCATCTGAGGCTGGGTTCCCaatacgttttcccccatacgggagcgcatacggcaggggggagctaaaacctcacgctcccgtatgcctttctatgcgctcccgtatgtaattcatttcaatgagccgactacAGGGAAACGTTCGctcccggtcggctcatttttgccccgtatgcgattTTTCCCAGCacctaaaaccatggtcgaccacgattttaggtgcggggaaaaagcgcatacggggcaaaaattagccaaccgAACGTTCCACTGCGATCGGCTCATTGGAATGAATTACATAAGGGAGCGcgtagaaaggcatacgggagcgcaaggttttagctctcccctgccgtatgcgctcccgtatgggggaaatcGTAATGTGAACCAGCCTAATCTTGTGTCCTGTCCACGGAAAACTGTGGGATCAGCCactaaagaccccccccccctactgtatTGTTATAACCTAATTATACCCAGCTGTTTCCATATTAACCTCTAAGTAAGTGAATTACTGTCCCCCGAGGACTGACTCTagcgagacccccccccccccccccggactgaCTGCAAAGAAAACATCCGCTCAACCTCGACCGCAGAGAGGCCGCCCCCCCCAAGGACTGGATGCAGAGAGGCCGCCCCCCCCAAGGACTGGATGCAGAgaggccgccccccccccaaggaCTGGATGCAGAGAGGACCGCCCCCCCTGGAGCAGTGACGCCATTCATTATGTATCTGAATAATAAAAAAGATTCCTGCCGTTATAAACACCGGAGTCCACATCATAATATGACCAATATAAGAACCGACCTGAGGGGGCAAATAATTACACAAGAGCCAGCGGGGACGACAGAAGGCTTTACTGAGGACC
Coding sequences within it:
- the LOC130302063 gene encoding solute carrier family 22 member 7-like, yielding MDFLPLSPNPTSPPVKLSFDDLLREAGGFGRFQVFTLLILCIPRIILPLHFLQHIFISAVPPHHCYISDHRNPGNLSQEDLLLINVPREPDGSFSSCKMFSEPQLHLLQNRSQGATVNKSLVQNCDQGWDYDRTTFYSTTVTQWDLVCERKGLSNILVTFFFMGVTLGTVAFGYLSDRFGRRTMLLLSMVLSLVFGGISAGSVSYLMFAVSLALTGFFLSGMTITVVALCLEWVNMEQRTVAGVITSICWSLGSALLALTAYLVRDWRWLVVTITAPCILGIVSMWWLSESPRWLLTKGFAERGEKELVRCAAMNGQDLESFSKNKENIQKLAQSLGSSSTNFSYIDLFRTRQMRKISLCSGLVWFGVAFSYYGISLDISGFGLSLFLTHFLYALVEVPAKLSIYFLLDYLGRRKTQVLTLIMTGACIGANVVIPRALWPLRTTIAIIGKGFSEAAFTVVIQYTAELYPTVIRQNGIGYTSFLGRLGVSIAPLMKLLDDFWPSLSKVIFCSMAVICGLTATLLPETLNVPLPEIIGDVERSGSDNPRK